A single region of the Vespula pensylvanica isolate Volc-1 chromosome 8, ASM1446617v1, whole genome shotgun sequence genome encodes:
- the LOC122631256 gene encoding RRP15-like protein yields the protein MTTMESNPGWADALQKILKTNKPKRKKTIVLSKAKKYSDIVRKQENLSLETDAVTEEEEKLESTEGKENLLSTKRKQRQKDNLGIRVKPSIIDREREKLLQKIATKGVVQLFNAVRQQQTETNQKLLNAGPLERKREQVLKNIDKRAFLDVLMGESQSISIDKNIECQEEEKRDDKENKEDKIWSVLRDDFVMGAKLKDWDKKQLNDEDSSAPEDIDSDE from the exons ATGACAACTATGGAATCTAATCCTGGCTGGGCAGATGCtcttcaaaaaattttaaaaacgaataaaccaaaaagaaaaaaaacaattgtaTTGTCTAAAGCTAAAAAGTATAGTGACATAGtgagaaaacaagagaatcTATCTTTGGAAACTGATGCAGTTactgaagaggaagaaaaattagaaagtacTGAAGGTAAAGAGAATCTATTatcgacaaaaagaaaacaaagacaGAAGGATAATTTGGGCATAAGAGTGAAGCCATCTATTATTGATAGAGAACGTGAGAAACTTCTACAAAAAATTGCaacaaa GGGTGTAGTACAATTATTTAATGCAGTAAGGCAACAACAAACAGAGACAAATCAGAAATTATTGAATGCTGGACCTTTAGAGAGAAAACGTGAacaagtattaaaaaatattgataaacgTGCATTTTTGGATGTACTTATGGGAGAATCACAAAGTATTTCTATAGATAAGAATATCGAAtgccaagaagaagaaaagagagatgacaaagaaaat aaagaggATAAAATTTGGTCTGTATTGCGAGATGATTTCGTTATGGGagcaaaattaaaagattgGGATAAAAAGCAACTAAATGATGAAGACTCTTCAGCCCCTGAAGATATAGATAGTGATGAATAA
- the LOC122631253 gene encoding uncharacterized protein LOC122631253: MIYGTLAVTEESTATTGATWLRNITIQGEMSSSSGSFGVGVGVGVAGGPTLAAAQQSQGVAALLVMLAVLCFIFAYCCWGAPFCRSLCRRHCCCRLEDPEPDSRFGNSDQTMVATPTIILLPHGRMLVVDGTMFTQFQADPTGLDLVELGDSVLRAQRNPRSINRHQLQNSQGSILEMDAETPSKDSLGSIACFPPPTYESIYGKEETDMPPSYSDILLHRFANLPHELDMHDFCRNDKEEIEMQSLEGCPHIVGNPMNVLTYPYATVTSFSSQSFPRRNVSRNPSIISNPLDNYYMDNDLGLYRLSQEMGHRVSSNTNLSTYRTSHDDITFQLFHENENHQRENLVDNENHRSNSQNVIPNNEQRYAHRVDETPNPSENTATENNIMNTRNRARSISRISNDSNTNRERVSRDNDQAGVAFVRHVNSHATETSLDVPHEMCNVNRVNEISQTQLYRGEQSNARNVHFQNTQTNEINQNNEASPNIRYLHRSRRSENESRTQNADSESGYSDDDAGNFGALADIRESRV, from the exons ATGATTTACGGAACGTTAGCTGTGACGGAGGAGTCAACTGCAACCACGGGGGCTACTTGGCTTCGTAATATCACCATCCAAG GAGAGATGAGCAGTAGCAGCGGAAGTTTTGGAGTTGGTGTTGGCGTCGGCGTCGCCGGTGGACCAACACTTGCTGCGGCACAACAGAGTCAAGGTGTCGCAGCTTTGTTGGTGATGCTTGCCGTATTGTGTTTCATTTTTGCTTACTGTTGTTGGGGTGCCCCGTTCTGTAGATCACTTTGTAGACGACATTGCTGTTGTCGTTTGGAGGATCCTGAGCCAGATTCACGTTTTGGTAATAGCGATCAGACGATGGTTGCTACACCAACGATCATTCTTTTACCACATGGTAGAATGCTCGTGGTTGATGGTACTATGTTTACACAGTTCCAAGCCGATCCTACTG GTTTGGATTTGGTTGAATTGGGCGATAGTGTACTTCGTGCACAAAGAAATCCACGTAGTATTAATCGACATCAGTTGCAAAACAGTCAAGGTAGTATATTGGAAATGGATGCTGAAACTCCTAGCAAAGATAGTCTAGGATCTATAGCATGTTTTCCACCGCCTACTTATGAAAGCATTTATGGCAAAGAAGAGACTGATATGCCGCCCTCGTATTCCGACATTCTATTGCATAG atttgcTAATCTTCCTCACGAGTTAGATATGCACGATTTTTGCCGTAAcgacaaagaagaaatcgaaatgCAAAGTTTAGAGGGTTGTCCTCATATAGTTGGTAATCCCATGAACGTATTGACCTATCCTTATGCAACAGTAACGAGTTTCTCTAGTCAAAGTTTCCCACGAAGGAACGTCTCGAGAAATCCATCGATCATCAGTAATCCCTTGGATAATTATTACATGGACAACGATTTAGGGCTATATAGATTAAGCCAAGAAATGGGTCATCGTGTCTCAAGCAACACGAACTTGAGTACTTATAGAACTTCGCATGATGATATTACGTTCCAATTATTTCATGAGAATGAAAATCaccaaagagaaaatttagTAGATAATGAAAATCATCGGTCGAATTCACAAAATGTTATTCCAAACAATGAACAAAGATACGCCCATAGGGTGGATGAAACACCAAACCCCTCTGAGAATACAGCAacggaaaataatataatgaatacgAGGAATCGTGCACGAAGTATCTCGCGAATAAGTAACGACAGTAATACAAATAGAGAACGTGTTTCTAGAGACAACGATCAAGCTGGTGTCGCTTTTGTCAGACACGTTAATTCTCACGCAACGGAGACTTCCCTCGATGTTCCACATGAAATGTGCAACGTAAATAGGGTAAACGAAATATCTCAAACGCAATTATATCGTGGAGAACAATCGAATGCGAGAAATgttcattttcaaaatacaCAAACTAACGAAATCAACCAAAACAACGAAGCTAGTCCAAATATAAGGTACCTTCATAGAAGCAGGCGAAGCGAGAACGAAAGTAGAACGCAAAATGCTGATAGCGAGTCTGGATATTCTGATGACGACGCTGGTAATTTTGGTGCTCTTGCTGATATTCGCGAGAGTAGGGTCTGA